The Xanthomonas sp. DAR 34887 genome has a segment encoding these proteins:
- a CDS encoding two-component regulator propeller domain-containing protein has protein sequence MPTADALQPDKQFNHYERQSWGLEQGLPQLSVQAFAQDRQGYLWIGTMGGLARFDGVRMTTFGEKAPANLPGPWIKALQVDPRGDLWIGTYRGLARYRDGRFSNLLPQDPQASLLNIEAIAVDAQGTVLVAAQDGVYAVVGDRLRLRHRIADGAYALLPRGGELWVGTRGAVLRFAEGDEEPLPLPADAHAAPVRQLLDAQGRLWAGSRDGLLFRRDGRWQRLPGDPAVTRRAVQALFQDSDGNLWVGLPGYVLRVRDGGIVEQNLQGDRDEGASAIFEDRERNLWLGSSLNGATRLWNGWTRRYSSYEGLTDPLVWTLARDPDGSLWVGTGNGLARLRAGRYQQVLRRDQLPTDVPYTLLAEPGQLWIGTRRGALLYRDGRATEPPWLAPLHELQVSGIVRDRAQRLWFATSDGLFRSDGAHLQRYGNSEGLRDPRIRLIHETRAGRLLIGSQAGLYELRDERLLPLAEAGSALADADVTAIHELPGGQWVIGTLADQLWVFDGKRWTMFDERDGLPANAAFFIADDGHGSLWVAGLRGVYRTPLASLLKRIEVPSTPLQAELLLNERGQRHGGVQGLCCNGAGNGKGFIDNGTLWLPSRDGVVTMDTAGIVKNPVAPQPVVERIRAQGRWLAPQALRDTPLPAQARDLDFEFTAPSFQAPENVELRYRLVGYDTQWRSLDDIRQRVASYTNLPGGDYVFEVAGSNNAGVWTQAPARLPLRIRLRFQETLFYKLLLGLGVLALALLCIGIARVVNQRQRETLERQVRQRTEALQAANQRLQEASFTDDLTQLRNRRYLSLHIPSDIALYRRMAANDQDMLSSGMLFALIDIDHFKAINDSGGHHTGDAVLQQMAQLLVKLTRESDYVVRWGGEEFLLVLRSAPRENLTVAAERLCRSIAAHSFALDHGRHSQVTCSIGLAEFPFVHDPDSRLGWEQLLILADRALYQAKAKGRNGWAAYRPVLGTQAEQVLAALQEPAERMQYHACLSLVHSRC, from the coding sequence GTGCCGACGGCGGACGCCTTGCAGCCGGACAAGCAGTTCAATCACTACGAACGCCAAAGCTGGGGCCTGGAGCAAGGGTTGCCGCAGCTGAGCGTGCAGGCCTTCGCGCAGGACCGGCAGGGCTATCTGTGGATCGGCACAATGGGCGGGCTGGCGCGCTTCGACGGCGTGCGCATGACCACCTTCGGCGAGAAGGCGCCGGCCAACCTGCCCGGCCCGTGGATCAAGGCCTTGCAGGTGGACCCGCGCGGCGACCTGTGGATCGGCACTTACCGCGGCCTGGCGCGCTACCGCGACGGCCGCTTCAGCAACCTGCTGCCGCAGGATCCGCAGGCGTCGCTGCTGAACATCGAAGCGATCGCGGTCGACGCGCAAGGCACGGTGCTGGTCGCCGCGCAGGACGGCGTCTATGCCGTGGTCGGCGACCGCCTGCGCCTGCGGCATCGCATCGCCGACGGCGCCTATGCGCTGCTGCCGCGCGGCGGCGAGCTGTGGGTGGGGACGCGCGGCGCCGTGCTGCGCTTCGCCGAGGGCGACGAGGAACCGCTGCCGCTGCCGGCCGATGCGCACGCAGCGCCGGTGCGGCAATTGCTGGACGCGCAGGGACGGCTGTGGGCCGGCAGTCGCGACGGCCTGCTGTTCCGCCGCGATGGCCGCTGGCAGCGGCTGCCGGGCGACCCGGCGGTGACCCGGCGCGCGGTGCAGGCGCTGTTCCAGGACAGCGACGGCAATCTGTGGGTGGGCTTGCCCGGCTATGTGCTGCGCGTGCGCGACGGCGGCATCGTCGAGCAAAACCTGCAAGGCGATCGGGACGAGGGTGCCAGCGCGATCTTCGAGGACCGCGAGCGCAACCTGTGGCTGGGCAGCTCCCTGAACGGCGCAACCCGGCTGTGGAACGGCTGGACCCGCCGCTACAGCAGCTACGAAGGCCTGACCGACCCGCTGGTGTGGACGCTGGCGCGCGATCCCGACGGTTCGCTGTGGGTCGGTACCGGCAACGGCCTGGCGCGGCTGCGCGCCGGCCGCTATCAGCAGGTGCTGCGCCGCGACCAGCTGCCTACGGACGTTCCCTATACCCTGCTCGCCGAACCCGGCCAGCTGTGGATCGGCACCCGCCGCGGCGCGCTGCTGTACCGCGACGGGCGCGCCACCGAGCCGCCGTGGCTGGCGCCGCTGCACGAACTGCAGGTCAGCGGCATCGTCCGCGATCGCGCGCAGCGGCTGTGGTTCGCCACCAGCGACGGCCTGTTCCGCAGCGACGGCGCGCACTTGCAGCGCTACGGCAACAGCGAGGGCCTGCGCGACCCGCGCATCCGCCTGATCCACGAGACCCGCGCCGGCCGCCTGCTGATCGGCTCCCAGGCCGGCCTGTACGAACTGCGCGACGAGCGCCTGCTGCCGCTCGCCGAGGCCGGCTCGGCGCTGGCCGACGCCGACGTCACCGCGATCCACGAACTGCCCGGCGGACAGTGGGTGATCGGCACCCTGGCCGATCAGCTGTGGGTGTTCGACGGCAAGCGCTGGACCATGTTCGACGAACGCGACGGGCTGCCGGCCAACGCCGCGTTCTTCATCGCCGACGACGGCCACGGCAGCCTGTGGGTGGCCGGCCTGCGCGGCGTGTACCGGACGCCGTTGGCGAGCCTGCTCAAGCGCATCGAGGTGCCGAGCACGCCGCTGCAGGCCGAACTGCTGCTCAACGAACGCGGCCAGCGCCACGGCGGCGTGCAGGGCCTGTGCTGCAACGGCGCCGGCAACGGCAAGGGCTTCATCGACAACGGCACGCTGTGGCTGCCCAGCCGCGACGGGGTGGTGACCATGGACACTGCCGGCATCGTCAAGAATCCGGTCGCGCCGCAGCCGGTGGTGGAACGGATCCGCGCGCAGGGCCGCTGGCTGGCGCCGCAGGCGCTGCGCGACACGCCGCTGCCGGCGCAGGCGCGCGACCTGGATTTCGAGTTCACCGCGCCCTCGTTCCAGGCCCCCGAAAACGTGGAGCTGCGCTACCGCCTGGTCGGCTACGACACCCAGTGGCGCAGCCTGGACGACATCCGCCAGCGCGTAGCCAGCTATACCAACCTGCCCGGCGGCGACTACGTGTTCGAGGTCGCCGGCAGCAACAATGCCGGCGTCTGGACGCAGGCGCCGGCACGGCTGCCGCTGCGGATCCGGCTGCGCTTCCAGGAGACGCTGTTCTACAAGCTGCTGCTGGGCCTGGGCGTGCTGGCGCTGGCGCTGCTGTGCATCGGCATCGCGCGCGTCGTCAACCAGCGACAGCGCGAAACCCTGGAACGGCAGGTGCGTCAGCGCACCGAGGCGCTGCAGGCAGCCAACCAGCGCCTGCAGGAAGCCAGCTTCACCGACGACCTGACCCAGCTGCGCAATCGCCGTTACCTGTCGCTGCACATCCCCAGCGACATCGCGCTGTACCGGCGCATGGCCGCCAACGACCAGGACATGCTGTCCTCGGGCATGCTGTTCGCGCTGATCGATATCGACCATTTCAAGGCGATCAACGACAGCGGCGGCCACCACACGGGCGACGCGGTGCTGCAGCAGATGGCGCAGTTGCTGGTCAAGCTGACCCGCGAAAGCGACTACGTGGTGCGCTGGGGCGGCGAAGAATTCCTGCTGGTGCTGCGCTCGGCGCCGCGCGAAAACCTGACCGTGGCCGCCGAGCGCCTGTGCCGCTCAATCGCCGCGCACAGCTTCGCGCTCGATCACGGCCGCCATAGCCAGGTCACCTGCTCGATCGGCCTGGCCGAATTCCCGTTCGTGCACGATCCCGACAGCCGCCTGGGCTGGGAGCAATTGCTGATCCTCGCCGACCGCGCGCTGTACCAGGCCAAGGCCAAAGGCCGCAACGGCTGGGCCGCGTACCGGCCGGTGCTGGGCACCCAGGCCGAGCAGGTGCTGGCGGCGCTGCAGGAACCGGCCGAGCGCATGCAGTACCACGCCTGCCTGAGCCTGGTGCATTCGCGCTGCTGA
- a CDS encoding L-serine ammonia-lyase gives MAVSTFDLFKIGIGPSSSHTVGPMRAAERFVHRWLLDPGRLGEVVRIRAEVFGSLALTGRGHGTDKAVLLGLEGQRPNLIDPDIIPSTLERIRGSKRINLMGQHSIAFDEKRDLAMNKRQKLPYHTNGMRFTAYAADEEVIATRDYYSVGGGFVVNQDDAADDRIVADETPLPYPFKSGDELLAQAARSGLSIAALMFENEKCWRSEDEIRAGLREIWNAMQACVARGIREEGTLPGGLHVSRRAPALYRELSSKPEAAMRDPLTTLDWVNLYALAVNEENAAGGRVVTAPTNGAAGIIPAVLHYFDRFCPGSDEQRIFDFLLTAAAIGILYKENASISGAEVGCQGEVGVACSMAAGGLVAALGGKPGQIENAAEIGMEHNLGLTCDPIGGLVQIPCIERNAMGAVKAINASRMAMRGDGKHKVSLDKVIRTMRDTGRDMQDKYKETSRGGLAVNVIEC, from the coding sequence ATGGCTGTCAGCACCTTCGACCTGTTCAAGATCGGCATCGGGCCGAGTTCCTCGCATACCGTGGGGCCGATGCGTGCGGCCGAGCGCTTCGTGCACCGTTGGCTGCTGGATCCGGGCCGGCTCGGCGAGGTGGTGCGGATCCGCGCCGAGGTGTTCGGCTCGCTGGCGCTGACCGGACGTGGCCACGGCACCGACAAGGCGGTGCTGCTGGGCCTGGAAGGCCAGCGCCCGAACCTGATCGACCCGGACATCATCCCGAGCACGCTGGAGCGCATCCGCGGCAGCAAGCGCATCAACCTGATGGGCCAGCACAGCATCGCCTTCGACGAGAAGCGCGACCTGGCCATGAACAAGCGCCAGAAGCTGCCGTACCACACCAACGGCATGCGCTTCACCGCCTATGCCGCCGACGAGGAGGTGATCGCCACGCGCGACTACTACTCGGTCGGCGGCGGCTTCGTGGTCAATCAGGACGACGCCGCCGACGACCGCATCGTCGCCGACGAAACCCCGCTGCCCTACCCGTTCAAGAGCGGCGACGAGCTGCTGGCGCAGGCCGCGCGCAGCGGCCTGAGCATCGCCGCGCTGATGTTCGAGAACGAGAAATGCTGGCGCAGCGAGGACGAGATCCGCGCCGGCCTGCGCGAGATCTGGAACGCGATGCAGGCCTGCGTGGCGCGCGGCATCCGCGAGGAAGGCACGCTGCCCGGCGGCCTGCACGTGTCGCGGCGCGCGCCGGCGCTGTACCGCGAGCTGTCGTCCAAGCCGGAAGCGGCGATGCGCGATCCGCTGACCACGCTGGACTGGGTCAACCTGTACGCGCTGGCGGTCAACGAAGAGAACGCCGCCGGCGGGCGCGTGGTCACCGCGCCGACCAACGGCGCGGCCGGGATCATTCCGGCGGTGCTGCACTACTTCGACCGTTTCTGCCCGGGCAGCGACGAACAGCGCATCTTCGATTTCCTGCTGACCGCCGCGGCGATCGGCATCCTGTACAAGGAAAACGCGTCCATTTCCGGCGCCGAAGTCGGCTGCCAGGGCGAAGTCGGCGTGGCCTGTTCGATGGCCGCCGGCGGCCTGGTCGCCGCGCTCGGCGGCAAGCCGGGACAGATCGAGAACGCCGCCGAGATCGGCATGGAACACAACCTCGGCCTGACCTGCGACCCGATCGGCGGGCTGGTGCAGATCCCCTGCATCGAGCGCAACGCGATGGGCGCGGTGAAGGCGATCAACGCCAGCCGCATGGCCATGCGTGGCGACGGCAAACACAAGGTGTCGCTGGACAAGGTGATCCGGACCATGCGCGACACCGGCCGCGACATGCAGGACAAGTACAAGGAAACCAGCCGCGGCGGGCTCGCGGTGAACGTGATCGAGTGCTGA
- a CDS encoding homoserine dehydrogenase — protein MAPAPARTDEAALPRLGLLGTGTVGRAFVARYQVLQQRRPGLPAFAWLANSRILQDCRQAPAQALVVANAAARGAGGSAPQPADLRAGDIVVDATASEAVAQRHAEWLARGVHVVTANKLGQGAALARAEQIHAARHAGGAHYGDSATVGAGLPLLSSLRALAAGGDHIHAVEGVLSGSLAWLLHRYDGSRAFSECVREAAAAGYTEPDPREDLSGEDVRRKLLILARAAGLALRAEQVQVDSLLPPALAAAAPRDVDAALSTLDAPLAARLAQARANGACLRFVGRFDAHGASVGLRELPLAHPLASGAGTDNRVAIHSDRYLQQPLLIQGPGAGAEVTAAALLDDVLRIAA, from the coding sequence ATAGCGCCGGCGCCGGCGCGGACGGACGAAGCCGCACTGCCGCGGCTGGGTCTGCTGGGCACCGGCACGGTCGGCCGCGCCTTCGTCGCGCGCTACCAGGTGCTGCAGCAACGCCGCCCGGGCTTGCCGGCGTTCGCCTGGCTGGCCAATTCGCGGATCCTGCAGGACTGCCGGCAAGCGCCGGCACAGGCGCTTGTTGTGGCCAATGCCGCCGCGCGCGGCGCTGGCGGCAGCGCGCCGCAACCGGCCGACCTGCGTGCCGGCGACATCGTGGTCGATGCCACCGCCAGCGAAGCGGTGGCGCAGCGGCATGCCGAATGGCTGGCGCGCGGGGTGCACGTGGTGACCGCGAACAAGCTCGGCCAGGGCGCGGCGTTGGCGCGCGCCGAACAGATCCATGCCGCGCGGCATGCCGGCGGCGCGCACTACGGCGACAGCGCCACGGTCGGCGCGGGCCTGCCGTTGTTGAGCAGCCTGCGCGCGCTGGCTGCCGGCGGCGACCATATCCATGCGGTGGAGGGCGTGCTGTCCGGTTCGCTGGCGTGGCTGTTGCATCGCTACGACGGCAGCCGCGCGTTTTCCGAGTGCGTGCGCGAGGCGGCGGCGGCCGGTTACACCGAGCCGGATCCGCGCGAGGACCTGTCCGGCGAGGACGTGCGCCGCAAACTGTTGATCCTGGCGCGCGCGGCCGGGCTGGCGCTGCGCGCCGAGCAGGTGCAGGTCGATTCGCTGTTGCCGCCCGCGCTCGCCGCGGCGGCGCCGCGCGATGTGGATGCGGCGTTGTCGACGCTGGATGCGCCGCTGGCGGCGCGCCTGGCGCAGGCGCGCGCGAACGGCGCCTGCCTGCGTTTCGTCGGCCGCTTCGATGCGCATGGCGCGTCGGTGGGGCTGCGCGAACTGCCGCTGGCGCATCCGCTGGCCAGCGGCGCCGGTACCGACAACCGCGTCGCCATCCACAGCGACCGCTATCTGCAGCAGCCTTTGCTGATCCAGGGCCCGGGCGCCGGCGCCGAGGTGACGGCCGCCGCGCTGCTCGACGATGTGCTGCGCATCGCCGCCTGA
- a CDS encoding alpha/beta fold hydrolase produces the protein MRRHSLLAALAAALLLPPCHAATPTPRYGAQLEGFDYPYPVARYEFTSQRQPLQMAYLDVAPSGTPNGRTVVLLHGKNFCAATWESAIAALVAAGYRVIAPDQVGFCKSSKPQAYQFSFAQLAANTHALLQHAGVTQAVFVGHSMGGMLAAHYALQYPQDVSRLLLVNPIGLEDWKAAGVPWRSVDDWYAKELKTDAASIRQYQQNAYYGGNWKPDYDRWVTMQAGLYAGPGHERVAWNQALTSDMVFNQPVVQQFPQLRVPTTLFIGQRDRTAIGKDLAPPALAKTLGDYPALGKRAAAAIPGATLVEFADLGHSPQVEAPQRFNAALLQALSH, from the coding sequence ATGCGCCGACACTCGCTCCTCGCCGCGCTCGCCGCCGCGCTCCTGCTGCCGCCCTGCCATGCCGCCACGCCCACGCCGCGCTACGGCGCGCAGCTGGAAGGCTTCGACTATCCGTATCCGGTCGCACGCTACGAATTCACCTCGCAGCGCCAGCCGCTGCAGATGGCCTACCTGGACGTGGCGCCGAGCGGCACGCCGAACGGCCGCACCGTCGTGCTGCTGCACGGCAAGAACTTCTGCGCCGCGACCTGGGAGTCGGCGATCGCCGCACTGGTCGCCGCGGGCTATCGGGTGATCGCGCCGGACCAGGTCGGCTTCTGCAAGTCGAGCAAGCCGCAGGCCTACCAGTTCTCCTTCGCGCAACTGGCGGCCAACACCCATGCACTGCTGCAGCACGCCGGAGTGACCCAGGCCGTGTTCGTCGGCCACTCGATGGGCGGGATGCTCGCCGCGCATTACGCCCTGCAGTATCCGCAGGACGTGAGCCGGCTGCTGCTGGTCAATCCGATCGGGCTGGAGGACTGGAAGGCGGCCGGCGTGCCGTGGCGCAGCGTCGACGATTGGTACGCGAAGGAACTCAAGACCGATGCCGCTTCGATCAGGCAGTACCAGCAGAACGCCTATTACGGCGGGAACTGGAAACCCGACTACGACCGCTGGGTGACGATGCAGGCCGGGCTGTACGCCGGCCCCGGCCACGAGCGCGTGGCCTGGAACCAGGCGCTGACCTCGGACATGGTGTTCAACCAGCCGGTGGTGCAGCAGTTCCCGCAACTGCGCGTGCCGACCACGCTGTTCATCGGCCAGCGCGACCGCACCGCGATCGGCAAGGACCTGGCGCCGCCGGCGCTGGCCAAGACCCTGGGCGACTATCCGGCGCTGGGCAAGCGCGCGGCGGCGGCGATTCCCGGCGCGACGCTGGTCGAATTCGCCGACCTGGGCCACTCGCCGCAGGTCGAAGCGCCGCAGCGCTTCAACGCCGCGCTGCTGCAGGCGCTGTCGCACTGA
- a CDS encoding O-succinylhomoserine (thiol)-lyase gives MSTSHDHDLPCSAATAAVRAGIDRDTAYGAVTPPIVLSSNFSFDGFGNKRQYDYTRSGNPTRDLLGEALAELEGGAGGVITATGMGAINLVLNALLQPGDKLVVPHDAYGGSWRLFNALAKKGHFELITADLTDPRSLAEALAQSPQLVLIETPSNPLLRITDLRFVIDAAHKAGALAVVDNTFLSPALQKPIAFGADLVIHSTTKYVNGHSDVVGGAVIAASAELHQQLVWWANALGLTGSPFDAFLTLRGLRTLDARLRVHQENAQAVVALLDGHAAVNQVYYPGLATHPGHAVAARQQTGFGAMISFELAGGEAEVRAFVDGLRYFTLAESLGGVESLVAHPATMTHAAMTAEARANAGIGDGLLRLSVGIESSEDLIADLQAGLLRAQQASEAVARKRVDA, from the coding sequence ATGAGCACTTCTCACGACCACGATCTGCCCTGTAGCGCCGCCACCGCCGCGGTGCGCGCCGGCATCGATCGCGATACCGCCTACGGCGCGGTGACGCCGCCGATCGTGCTGTCGTCGAACTTCAGCTTCGACGGCTTCGGCAACAAGCGCCAGTACGACTACACCCGCAGCGGCAATCCGACCCGCGACCTGCTCGGCGAAGCGCTGGCGGAGCTGGAAGGTGGCGCCGGCGGCGTGATCACCGCCACCGGCATGGGCGCGATCAACCTGGTGCTGAACGCGCTGCTGCAGCCCGGCGACAAGCTGGTGGTGCCGCACGATGCCTACGGCGGCAGCTGGCGGCTGTTCAACGCGCTGGCCAAGAAGGGCCATTTCGAGCTGATCACCGCCGACCTGACCGACCCGCGCTCGCTGGCCGAGGCATTGGCGCAGTCGCCGCAGCTGGTGCTGATCGAGACCCCGTCCAATCCGCTGCTGCGCATCACCGACCTGCGCTTCGTCATCGATGCGGCGCACAAGGCCGGCGCGCTGGCGGTGGTCGACAACACCTTCCTGTCGCCGGCGCTGCAAAAGCCCATTGCCTTCGGCGCCGATCTGGTGATCCATTCCACCACCAAGTACGTCAACGGCCACAGCGACGTGGTCGGCGGCGCGGTGATCGCCGCCAGCGCCGAACTGCACCAGCAGCTGGTGTGGTGGGCGAACGCGCTGGGCCTGACCGGATCGCCGTTCGACGCGTTCCTGACCCTGCGCGGCCTGCGCACGCTGGATGCGCGCCTGCGCGTGCACCAGGAAAACGCGCAGGCGGTGGTGGCGCTGCTCGACGGGCATGCCGCGGTCAACCAGGTCTATTACCCGGGCCTGGCGACGCATCCGGGGCATGCGGTGGCGGCGCGGCAGCAGACCGGCTTCGGCGCGATGATCAGCTTCGAGCTGGCCGGCGGCGAAGCCGAGGTGCGTGCCTTCGTCGATGGCCTGCGCTATTTCACCCTGGCCGAATCGCTGGGCGGGGTCGAGAGCCTGGTCGCGCATCCGGCGACGATGACCCATGCGGCGATGACCGCAGAAGCGCGCGCCAACGCCGGCATCGGCGATGGGCTGCTGCGATTGTCGGTGGGCATCGAATCCAGCGAGGACCTGATCGCCGATCTGCAGGCCGGTCTGCTGCGTGCGCAGCAGGCAAGCGAGGCGGTGGCGCGCAAACGGGTGGACGCGTGA
- a CDS encoding glutaredoxin family protein, which yields MSLTLYQRDDCHLCDQALLVLAQARVGELESVFIDGDPALESRYGERVPVLRDAAERELDWPFDVAQVRIWLTAEQ from the coding sequence ATGTCCCTGACCCTGTACCAGCGCGACGACTGCCATCTGTGCGACCAGGCGCTGCTGGTCCTGGCGCAGGCGCGCGTGGGCGAGTTGGAAAGCGTGTTCATCGATGGCGACCCCGCGCTGGAGTCACGCTATGGAGAGCGGGTGCCGGTGTTGCGCGATGCGGCGGAGCGCGAGCTGGACTGGCCGTTCGATGTGGCGCAGGTCAGGATCTGGTTGACGGCCGAGCAGTAG
- a CDS encoding glycosyl hydrolase family 18 protein, with protein sequence MNVKCALPWLLCCTALAGFAPQARAQSVSCTGIAAWNAATIYQSGDKLTFQGKLYQATTQIWNAAPNYCSSCGWYQELGTCSATANQPPSVALTAPANGASFASGASITVSANATDADGSIAKVEFFRGGTSLGSDSSAPYAVTWNNAGAGSYQLTAVATDNQGATATSAARSITVTGTAPTDTTPPGVPSGLASSTQTSSSVTLSWNAASDNAGGSGIAGYRVYRNGTLVGSPTGTAYTDTALAADTGYSYQVAARDNAGNVSANSAALSVRTKPSGSGGGKRVIGYFAQWGIYGRNYQVADIEKSGSAGYMTHINYAFGNVRNNRCEVGVVQPSDPNTGAGGDAFADYTKAFAAAQSVDGVADTWDQPLRGNWNQLKKLKAKHPGLKVLISLGGWTWSRGFANAARPENRQAFVASCIDAYIRGNLPVTDGAGGAAAAAGVFDGIDIDWEYPNACGISCGSAEDRQNFTALLAEFRRQLNEVRSGLLLTVAVGAGVDKIRATDPGQYHPSLDYINVMTYDFHGAFEPITNHHSALFDSPADPSTGDQRYYNSNDAMQAFLDAGVPAAKLNLGIGFYGRGWTNVPNVNNGLYQSGSPAPGTYEAGIEDYKVLKNAAGTSHTDSAAGAHWKYNGSTFWSYDTPAVITQKMGYVKAQGLGGAFFWEFSGDAPQAELVKALSNGLQ encoded by the coding sequence ATGAACGTGAAATGCGCTCTCCCGTGGTTGCTGTGCTGTACCGCCCTCGCCGGATTCGCGCCGCAGGCACGGGCGCAGTCCGTCTCCTGCACCGGCATCGCCGCATGGAACGCCGCCACGATCTACCAGAGCGGCGACAAGCTGACCTTCCAGGGCAAGCTGTACCAGGCCACCACGCAGATCTGGAACGCCGCGCCCAACTACTGCAGCAGCTGCGGCTGGTACCAGGAACTGGGCACCTGCAGCGCCACCGCCAACCAGCCGCCGAGCGTGGCCCTGACCGCTCCCGCCAACGGCGCCAGCTTCGCCAGCGGCGCCTCGATCACCGTGTCCGCCAACGCCACCGATGCCGACGGCAGCATCGCCAAGGTCGAGTTCTTCCGCGGCGGCACCTCGCTGGGCAGCGACAGCAGCGCACCCTATGCGGTGACCTGGAACAACGCCGGCGCCGGCAGCTACCAGCTGACCGCCGTGGCGACCGACAACCAGGGCGCGACCGCCACTTCCGCGGCGCGCAGCATCACCGTCACCGGCACCGCGCCCACCGACACCACGCCGCCGGGCGTCCCTAGCGGCCTGGCATCCAGCACCCAGACCAGCAGCAGCGTGACCCTGTCGTGGAATGCGGCCAGCGACAACGCCGGCGGCAGCGGCATCGCCGGCTACCGCGTCTACCGCAACGGCACGCTGGTCGGCTCGCCGACGGGCACCGCCTACACCGACACGGCGTTGGCGGCCGATACCGGCTACAGCTACCAGGTGGCCGCGCGCGACAACGCCGGCAACGTCTCGGCCAACAGCGCGGCGCTGAGCGTGCGCACCAAGCCGTCCGGCAGCGGCGGCGGCAAGCGGGTCATCGGCTACTTCGCGCAGTGGGGCATCTACGGCCGCAACTACCAGGTCGCCGACATCGAGAAGAGCGGCTCGGCCGGCTACATGACCCACATCAACTACGCCTTCGGCAACGTGCGCAACAACCGCTGCGAAGTGGGCGTGGTGCAGCCGTCCGATCCCAACACCGGCGCCGGCGGCGACGCCTTTGCCGACTACACCAAGGCGTTCGCGGCTGCGCAGAGCGTCGATGGCGTGGCCGACACCTGGGACCAGCCGCTGCGCGGCAACTGGAACCAGCTGAAGAAGCTCAAGGCCAAGCATCCGGGGCTGAAGGTGCTGATCTCGCTGGGCGGCTGGACCTGGTCGCGCGGCTTCGCCAACGCCGCGCGTCCCGAGAACCGCCAGGCCTTCGTCGCTTCGTGCATCGACGCCTACATCCGCGGCAACCTGCCGGTCACCGACGGCGCGGGCGGCGCGGCGGCGGCGGCCGGCGTGTTCGACGGCATCGACATCGACTGGGAGTACCCCAACGCCTGCGGCATCAGCTGCGGCAGCGCCGAGGACCGGCAGAACTTCACCGCGTTGCTGGCCGAGTTCCGGCGCCAGCTCAACGAGGTGCGCTCCGGCCTGCTGCTGACCGTGGCGGTGGGTGCCGGCGTGGACAAGATCCGCGCAACCGATCCGGGGCAGTACCACCCGTCGCTGGACTACATCAACGTGATGACCTACGACTTCCATGGCGCGTTCGAGCCGATCACCAACCACCACTCGGCGCTGTTCGATTCGCCGGCCGATCCGTCCACCGGCGACCAGCGCTACTACAACAGCAACGATGCGATGCAGGCGTTCCTGGACGCAGGAGTTCCGGCGGCCAAGCTCAATCTCGGCATCGGCTTCTACGGACGCGGCTGGACCAACGTGCCCAACGTCAACAACGGCCTGTACCAGAGCGGCAGCCCGGCTCCGGGCACCTACGAGGCCGGCATCGAGGACTACAAGGTCCTCAAGAACGCGGCCGGCACCTCGCATACCGATAGCGCCGCCGGCGCGCACTGGAAATACAACGGCAGCACCTTCTGGAGCTACGACACGCCCGCGGTGATCACCCAGAAAATGGGCTACGTGAAAGCCCAGGGACTGGGCGGCGCGTTCTTCTGGGAGTTCAGCGGCGATGCGCCGCAGGCGGAACTGGTCAAGGCGCTCAGCAACGGCCTGCAGTGA